A single genomic interval of Cucumis sativus cultivar 9930 chromosome 5, Cucumber_9930_V3, whole genome shotgun sequence harbors:
- the LOC101213139 gene encoding LRR receptor-like serine/threonine-protein kinase ERL1 has translation MKLIPFLPWPNLHMVLLLLFFLSSPPLLYSSPVYSLPHNEGRALMSIKASFSNVANVLLDWDDDHNHDFCSWRGVFCDNVSLSVAALNLSNLNLGGEISPSIGDLRNLQSIDFQGNKLTGQIPDEIGNCGLLVHLDLSDNLLYGDIPFTVSKLKQLEFLNMKNNQLTGPIPSTLTQIPNLKTLDLARNQLTGEIPRLIYWNEVLQYLGLRGNFLTGSLSSDMCQLTGLWYFDVRGNNLTGSIPDSIGNCTSFEILDISYNQISGEIPYNIGFLQVATLSLQGNRLTGKIPDVIGLMQALAVLDLSENELDGPIPPILGNLSYTGKLYLHGNKLTGPIPPELGNMSKLSYLQLNDNQLVGTIPSELGKLDQLFELNLANNYLEGPIPHNISSCTALNQFNVHGNNLNGSIPLGFQNLESLTYLNLSANNFKGRIPVELGRIVNLDTLDLSCNHFLGPVPASIGDLEHLLSLNLSNNQLVGPLPAEFGNLRSVQMIDMSFNNLSGSIPMELGLLQNIISLILNNNHFQGKIPDRLTNCFSLANLNLSYNNLSGILPPMKNFSRFEPNSFIGNPLLCGNWLGSICGPYMEKSRAMLSRTVVVCMSFGFIILLSMVMIAVYKSKQLVKGSGKTGQGPPNLVVLHMDMAIHTFEDIMRSTENLSEKYIIGYGASSTVYKCLLKNSRPIAIKRLYNHYAHNFREFETELGTIGSIRHRNLVSLHGYSLSPCGNLLFYDYMENGSLWDLLHGTGKKVKLDWEARLKIAVGAAQGLAYLHHDCNPRIIHRDVKSSNILLDENFEAHLSDFGIAKCIPTAKTHASTYVLGTIGYIDPEYARTSRLNEKSDVYSFGIVLLELLTGKKAVDDESNLHQLILSKINSNTVMEAVDPEVSVTCIDLAHVRKTFQLALLCTKHNPSERPTMHEVSRVLISLQPPRPTVKQTSFPTKTLDYAQYVIEKGQNRNAKGGQEEQQKSDVNTSDARWFVQFGEVMSEQHSLNQ, from the exons ATGAAGCTCATCCCCTTCCTCCCATGGCCGAATCTCCATATggtcctcctcctcctcttcttcctttcttctcctccACTGCTATATTCATCCCCTGTTTATTCACTTCCCCACAATGAAG GACGAGCGCTTATGTCAATCAAAGCCTCGTTTAGCAATGTAGCTAATGTGTTGCTTGACTGGGATGATGATCATAACCATGATTTCTGTTCATGGCGTGGGGTTTTCTGTGACAATGTTAGCCTTTCAGTTGCTGCTCT GAACTTATCCAACTTGAATCTGGGTGGGGAGATTTCACCATCCATTGGAGATTTGAGGAACTTACAGTCAAT TGATTTTCAAGGGAATAAACTGACGGGCCAAATCCCTGATGAGATTGGTAACTGTGGTCTTCTTGTCCATTT GGATTTGTCTGATAATTTGCTCTATGGAGACATCCCCTTCACGGTTTCAAAGCTGAAGCAGCTCGAGTTTCT GAATATGAAGAACAATCAATTGACCGGTCCGATCCCTTCGACCTTAACACAGATTCCCAATCTGAAAACTCT CGATCTTGCTAGAAACCAGCTTACTGGGGAGATACCTAGATTAATCTATTGGAATGAAGTACTGCAATATCT TGGATTACGAGGGAACTTTTTGACAGGATCGTTGTCCTCGGATATGTGTCAATTGACTGGCTTGTGGTATTT CGATGTAAGGGGCAACAATTTGACTGGCTCGATACCTGATAGCATAGGCAACTGTACCAGTTTTGAAATTCT GGATATATCTTACAATCAGATCTCAGGAGAGATTCCATACAACATTGGATTTCTACAAGTGGCCACTTT ATCGTTACAGGGAAATAGGTTAACTGGTAAGATTCCCGATGTCATTGGATTGATGCAGGCCCTTGCCGTTCT GGATTTGAGTGAGAATGAGCTTGACGGTCCAATACCACCAATACTTGGCAACTTGTCCTACACAGGAAAATt GTATCTGCATGGAAACAAGTTGACTGGGCCAATTCCTCCCGAGCTGGGCAATATGTCGAAGCTTAGCTACTT GCAACTAAATGATAACCAGTTGGTTGGTACAATTCCTTCTGAACTCGGGAAGCTGGATCAGTTGTTTGAACT AAATCTTGCTAATAATTATCTTGAAGGACCTATCCCTCACAACATCAGTTCTTGCACTGCATTGAATCAATT CAATGTTCATGGAAACAATCTTAACGGATCAATCCCTTTGGGTTTCCAAAATCTGGAGAGCTTGACttattt GAACCTTTCAGCTAACAACTTCAAAGGCAGGATACCTGTTGAGCTGGGACGGATAGTAAACCTTGATACATT GGATCTATCTTGTAATCACTTCTTGGGTCCTGTTCCTGCTTCTATCGGTGATTTGGAGCACCTTCTTAGCCT CAACTTGAGCAATAACCAACTTGTTGGGCCATTGCCAGCAGAATTTGGGAATCTTCGAAGTGTTCAGATGAT TGATATGTCATTCAACAACCTTTCGGGTAGCATACCCATGGAGTTGGGTCTACTGCAGAATATTATCTCCCT CATTTTGAACAATAACCATTTTCAAGGGAAAATACCTGATCGGCTGACTAATTGCTTTAGTCTTGCCAATTT GAACTTGTCATACAACAACTTATCTGGTATCTTACCTCCCATGAAAAATTTCTCTCGCTTCGAACCAAATAG CTTTATTGGTAATCCGCTGCTGTGTGGAAACTGGCTGGGTTCGATCTGTGGGCCCTACATGGAGAAATCTCGAG CAATGTTGTCTCGGACAGTGGTTGTTTGTATGTCATTTGGATTCATAATACTGTTGTCAATGGTTATGATTGCCGTTTACAAATCGAAGCAATTGGTGAAGGGTTCTGGCAAGACTGGGCAAG GTCCTCCAAATCTTGTGGTACTTCATATGGATATGGCTATTCACACCTTCGAGGACATTATGAGAAGTACTGAGAATCTAAGCGAGAAATACATTATTGGTTACGGAGCTTCGAGCACTGTGTACAAatgtttattgaaaaattcCCGACCTATTGCAATTAAGCGACTTTACAATCACTATGCACACAATTTTCGGGAGTTTGAGACTGAACTCGGAACTATTGGTAGTATCCGACATAGAAATCTTGTTAGCCTTCATGGTTATTCACTATCTCCCTGTGGGAATCTCCTCTTCTATGACTACATGGAAAATGGTTCACTCTGGGATCTTCTTCACG GGACGGGTAAGAAGGTTAAACTAGATTGGGAAGCGCGTCTAAAGATTGCAGTTGGAGCTGCTCAAGGGCTTGCGTATCTTCACCATGATTGTAACCCCCGAATCATTCACCGGGATGTCAAGTCTTCAAATATTCTACTGGATGAAAACTTTGAGGCTCATCTTTCTGATTTCGGGATTGCCAAATGTATCCCAACTGCCAAAACACATGCATCGACTTATGTGCTTGGAACAATTGGGTACATTGATCCAGAGTATGCTCGGACCTCCCGGCTTAACGAAAAGTCTGATGTTTATAGCTTCGGCATTGTTCTTCTGGAACTACTGACTGGGAAGAAAGCTGTGGATGATGAATCCAATTTGCATCAGCTG ATATTGTCCAAGATCAATAGTAATACTGTGATGGAAGCTGTTGATCCCGAGGTTTCAGTCACCTGCATTGATTTAGCCCATGTTAGAAAAACGTTCCAGCTCGCTCTCCTCTGCACAAAACACAATCCCTCCGAAAGGCCAACCATGCATGAAGTTTCACGAGTCTTGATCTCCCTCCAGCCACCACGACCTACTGTGAAACAAACTTCATTCCCCACGAAAACGTTGGATTACGCACAATACGTGATTGAAAAGGGTCAGAATCGAAACGCGAAAGGAGGGCAGGAGGAGCAGCAGAAGTCAGACGTGAATACTTCGGATGCTCGGTGGTTTGTTCAGTTTGGGGAAGTTATGTCCGAACAACACAGTTTGAATCAATAA